One part of the Anaerofustis stercorihominis DSM 17244 genome encodes these proteins:
- a CDS encoding putative ABC transporter permease, which translates to MNEKNNENKVFAKGYCFEIIFVFFLIGCLLGTYYEEILWYVKYHVITDRQGLLYGPFSPIYGIGVAIFVIFLGKNNDKRNVWKTLLYASIIGGVTEFATSWIADVVFGVEFWDYTGRFLNICGRTTIPYMIG; encoded by the coding sequence ATGAATGAAAAAAATAATGAAAATAAAGTATTTGCCAAAGGTTACTGTTTTGAAATAATATTTGTGTTTTTCTTGATAGGCTGTTTGCTGGGGACTTATTATGAAGAAATTTTATGGTATGTAAAATATCATGTAATCACCGACAGGCAGGGTCTGCTCTATGGACCTTTCAGTCCCATATATGGAATAGGCGTAGCTATTTTTGTTATTTTTCTCGGTAAAAATAATGATAAAAGAAATGTTTGGAAGACTTTATTATACGCTTCTATCATTGGAGGGGTTACGGAATTTGCTACAAGCTGGATAGCCGATGTTGTCTTCGGCGTTGAATTCTGGGATTATACTGGCAGATTTCTTAACATATGCGGAAGAACCACCATTCCTTACATGATAGGCTAG
- a CDS encoding GntR family transcriptional regulator, producing the protein MGWEFKSDRPIYLQLASYIERDILKGKYKAADKLASVREFASIANVNPNTVQKAFSELEKNNIVFSSRTSGRFVTEDENVIKERRKLLAREYVDDFLLKMREIGFNDEDIISVIKEAVGGKKDE; encoded by the coding sequence ATGGGATGGGAATTTAAAAGTGACAGACCTATATATCTGCAATTAGCTTCATATATAGAAAGAGATATACTAAAAGGAAAATACAAAGCAGCTGACAAACTAGCGTCGGTCAGAGAATTTGCAAGTATTGCAAATGTAAATCCAAATACCGTTCAAAAAGCTTTCAGCGAACTTGAAAAAAACAACATAGTTTTTTCTTCAAGGACCAGCGGAAGATTTGTGACGGAAGACGAAAATGTAATTAAGGAGAGAAGGAAATTGTTAGCCAGGGAATATGTAGATGATTTTTTGCTTAAGATGAGAGAGATTGGTTTTAATGATGAAGATATTATATCTGTAATAAAAGAGGCTGTGGGAGGAAAAAAAGATGAGTAA
- the pflA gene encoding pyruvate formate-lyase-activating protein: MVKGRLHSIETFGAVDGPGIRTVFFLQGCPARCLYCHNPDSWKIGAGSEVEAEDLVKRAKRGIPYYGDDGGVTFSGGEPLLQGEFLIEAIKALKKENINCAIDISGTYYDEFSHEAINQADLILLDIKHTNPREFTKITSRNQETLFKIIKDINELDKKVWIRQVIIPSINDTEEYIESLNEFIKQIGNVEKVELLGYHNMAISKYEKLGMDYRLKDVKPMDKDKLEKLNSLIKY; this comes from the coding sequence ATGGTCAAAGGCAGATTACATTCCATAGAAACATTCGGAGCAGTTGACGGTCCGGGTATAAGGACGGTTTTTTTCTTGCAGGGGTGTCCCGCAAGATGTCTTTACTGTCACAATCCCGACAGCTGGAAAATAGGTGCGGGAAGTGAAGTGGAAGCCGAAGATTTGGTAAAGAGAGCCAAAAGAGGCATCCCCTACTACGGAGATGACGGCGGAGTGACATTCTCGGGAGGAGAACCTTTACTTCAAGGCGAATTCCTTATTGAAGCCATAAAAGCGCTTAAAAAGGAAAATATAAACTGTGCCATAGATATAAGCGGTACATACTACGATGAATTTTCACACGAAGCTATAAATCAGGCGGATTTGATACTTCTGGATATAAAACATACAAATCCAAGGGAATTTACCAAAATAACAAGCAGAAACCAGGAAACGCTGTTTAAAATAATAAAAGATATAAATGAACTTGATAAAAAAGTATGGATAAGGCAAGTTATAATACCTAGTATCAACGACACAGAAGAATACATCGAGAGTTTAAATGAATTTATAAAACAAATAGGAAATGTAGAAAAAGTGGAACTTCTCGGATATCACAATATGGCTATAAGTAAATACGAAAAACTTGGAATGGACTATAGGTTAAAAGACGTAAAACCTATGGATAAAGATAAACTGGAAAAACTGAATAGTTTGATAAAATATTAA
- a CDS encoding cell division protein ZapA, which yields MEEKNTPKNRVVVNILGTNYTIITDNDEDSLKKVAGFVDELIKEVKKNNPYMNPYTAAVLSSLNLCEELFSLKDEVEDLRKDKEEYEILTDYKEKLMSALEEAEANEAKRLSMQYKYEKLEIENEELKDLLEEYKEKFTSMRSEIELNRRSISELQNKLLENQIELVKARKNILDYSS from the coding sequence ATGGAAGAAAAAAACACACCAAAGAATAGAGTCGTTGTTAATATTCTGGGTACTAATTACACTATAATAACCGATAATGATGAAGACAGCTTAAAGAAAGTTGCGGGCTTTGTGGATGAACTCATTAAGGAAGTAAAGAAAAACAATCCTTATATGAATCCTTATACGGCTGCAGTGTTATCTTCACTTAACTTATGCGAAGAATTATTCTCCTTAAAAGATGAAGTCGAAGACCTTAGAAAAGATAAGGAAGAGTATGAAATACTTACGGATTATAAGGAAAAGTTGATGTCTGCTTTGGAAGAAGCCGAAGCAAACGAAGCTAAAAGACTTTCCATGCAGTATAAGTATGAAAAACTTGAAATCGAGAATGAAGAACTAAAAGATTTACTTGAAGAGTATAAGGAAAAATTCACATCTATGAGAAGTGAAATTGAACTTAACAGAAGATCCATAAGCGAACTTCAAAATAAACTCCTTGAAAATCAAATCGAACTCGTAAAAGCAAGAAAGAATATACTTGATTATTCAAGCTAA
- the pflB gene encoding formate C-acetyltransferase → MFKQWDGFKEGLWNDNINVDDFIQINYTPYDGDESFLAGPTKRTTECNERVKELLVEERKNGGTLKVDASKIMRINAFDPGYIIEGKDIIVGLQTDEPLKRGICPFGGIRMVKSELKEYGAELPKEIDDMFNYITTHNDGVFKAYSPDIKKARHLGYLTGLPDAYGRGRIIGDYRRCALYGIDRLIEEKKKDHDEVSSRSVMLEENIRVAEEISHEIDALKEIKKMAEKYGYDISKPAKDFKEAVQWTYFAYLAGIKEENGAAMSIGRISTFLDIYAERDLEKGNYTEEQIQEIMDDFILKLRVARHLRTNEYNELFGGDPMWITEGIAGVGEDGRHRVTKNSYRILNTLYNLGAAPEPNLTVLWSKNLPEPFKKFCAQVSIDTDSIQYENDDVMRPHCGDDYSIACCVSAIQMGQQIQFFGARCNLAKILLLSLNGGKEERSGDSMGPQMEPVGDGPIDFDDAWKRYMEYIEYFMGLYVNTMNIIHYMHDKYDFEKSQMAFLDSEVKRLIAFGVAGLSVATDSLSAIKYAKVTPIRDENGLIVDYKTEGDFPKYGNDDDRVDEIAVKITEKVIEELRKHPSYRNAVHTLSILTITSNVMYGKKTGNTPDGRRAGTPFAPGANPMHCRDNTGAIASLNSVSKIKWDTCQDGISNTFSITPDSLGKDKKSRNETLVKLLSGYFNQGAHHLNVNVLNKELLMDAYENPDKYPSLTVRVSGYAVRFNALSKAHQKEVIERTFHESL, encoded by the coding sequence ATGTTTAAACAATGGGATGGATTTAAAGAAGGTTTATGGAATGATAACATCAACGTTGACGATTTTATCCAGATAAACTATACCCCATATGACGGAGACGAAAGTTTTCTTGCAGGACCTACAAAAAGGACCACAGAATGCAACGAAAGAGTTAAAGAACTTTTAGTCGAAGAAAGAAAAAATGGCGGTACTTTAAAAGTCGATGCATCTAAGATCATGAGAATAAATGCTTTTGATCCCGGATATATAATAGAAGGAAAAGATATAATAGTAGGTCTTCAAACAGACGAACCTTTAAAAAGAGGTATTTGTCCGTTCGGAGGAATAAGAATGGTCAAATCGGAACTTAAAGAATACGGTGCCGAATTACCTAAAGAAATAGATGATATGTTCAATTATATCACTACACATAACGACGGAGTATTCAAAGCTTACTCTCCGGATATCAAAAAAGCCCGTCATTTGGGTTACTTAACAGGTCTTCCCGACGCTTACGGAAGAGGAAGGATCATCGGTGACTACAGAAGATGTGCACTTTACGGTATAGACAGACTGATCGAAGAAAAGAAAAAAGACCACGACGAAGTTTCTTCAAGATCTGTAATGCTTGAAGAAAACATAAGAGTTGCGGAAGAAATTTCACACGAAATAGACGCTTTAAAAGAAATCAAAAAAATGGCAGAAAAATACGGTTATGATATATCCAAGCCTGCCAAAGATTTTAAAGAAGCCGTTCAGTGGACATACTTTGCTTACCTTGCGGGTATCAAAGAAGAAAACGGAGCTGCGATGTCAATCGGAAGGATATCAACTTTCCTTGATATCTACGCCGAAAGAGATTTAGAAAAAGGAAACTACACCGAAGAACAAATCCAGGAAATCATGGATGACTTCATTTTAAAATTAAGAGTTGCAAGACATCTTAGAACAAACGAATACAACGAACTCTTCGGAGGAGACCCAATGTGGATAACGGAAGGTATCGCTGGGGTCGGAGAAGACGGAAGACACAGAGTAACAAAGAACTCTTACAGGATTTTAAATACTCTATATAACCTAGGTGCCGCACCTGAACCGAACTTAACTGTTCTATGGTCTAAAAACCTTCCTGAACCGTTCAAGAAATTCTGTGCACAGGTTTCAATTGATACTGACTCTATTCAATACGAAAACGATGATGTAATGAGACCTCACTGCGGAGATGACTACTCTATCGCATGCTGTGTATCAGCTATTCAAATGGGTCAGCAGATACAGTTCTTCGGAGCAAGATGTAACCTCGCAAAAATCCTTTTACTTTCTCTAAACGGAGGTAAGGAAGAAAGAAGCGGAGACAGCATGGGTCCTCAAATGGAACCTGTTGGAGACGGTCCTATAGACTTCGACGATGCATGGAAGAGATATATGGAATATATAGAATATTTCATGGGACTATATGTAAATACAATGAATATAATCCATTACATGCACGATAAATACGACTTTGAAAAGAGTCAAATGGCATTCCTTGACTCCGAAGTTAAAAGACTTATCGCATTCGGCGTTGCGGGATTATCCGTTGCAACAGATTCATTATCAGCAATCAAATATGCAAAAGTAACTCCTATAAGAGATGAAAACGGATTGATAGTTGATTATAAAACAGAAGGCGACTTCCCTAAATACGGAAATGACGATGACAGAGTAGATGAAATCGCAGTTAAAATAACAGAAAAAGTTATAGAAGAGTTGAGAAAACACCCTTCATACAGAAATGCGGTCCATACTTTATCTATACTTACAATCACTTCAAACGTAATGTATGGTAAGAAGACGGGAAACACTCCTGACGGAAGAAGAGCGGGAACACCGTTCGCACCGGGAGCTAACCCAATGCACTGCAGAGATAACACGGGAGCGATAGCTTCACTTAACTCAGTATCAAAAATCAAATGGGATACATGTCAGGACGGTATTTCAAATACCTTCAGTATTACTCCAGATTCACTGGGTAAAGATAAAAAATCAAGAAATGAAACATTGGTTAAATTACTAAGCGGATATTTCAACCAGGGAGCACATCACTTAAACGTAAATGTTCTAAATAAAGAACTGTTGATGGACGCTTACGAAAACCCTGACAAATACCCAAGCTTAACGGTCAGAGTTTCGGGATATGCGGTAAGATTCAACGCACTATCAAAAGCTCACCAAAAAGAAGTTATAGAAAGAACTTTCCACGAAAGTTTATAA
- a CDS encoding leucine-rich repeat domain-containing protein, whose product MKRNKKITLISIILMTLLIIPSITFAKTDMTDEETSREVGDSITNVTQGKENGYTYRIRNKKAYIISYDTTEESIKSLVIPDKIKNCPVVSIQDEAFKNIPAKSIVIPKSVETIGDFAFYNCSNLEELTIKGSKKINSYAFANCLNLNNVIIEEGTAKIEESAFLNSGMKTISLPSTLKEIGNNVFTNCSNLTDFTVAQNNKTFISIDGVLYSKDKKTLIAYPTDKDLNSYTVNADTKTISNSAFYGNKQLETIILPKKLKTIGSLAFYNTRSLKSIEIPKNVSSVASEAFYGSVSLSNVTLKGTKTISKNAFAECESLTDVKLSDSLTEIKANAFENCTILKNIDLPDSIEIMGASVFRGCISLNKVTIPKSVNYIRDYAFADCTGLTEVDLSTGVTKINKKAFSNCPKLTKFIAPSYNLGFIGKTVFDDSKNVVIYAPYNSYALKYAEENKIKTENIDAEY is encoded by the coding sequence ATGAAAAGAAATAAAAAAATCACTTTGATATCAATTATTTTAATGACTTTATTAATAATACCTTCAATTACTTTCGCTAAAACGGATATGACAGACGAAGAAACCTCGAGAGAAGTCGGCGACAGTATAACCAACGTAACACAAGGCAAAGAAAACGGATATACATATAGGATAAGAAACAAAAAAGCTTATATAATATCATATGACACAACAGAGGAAAGTATCAAAAGCCTTGTTATTCCTGATAAGATAAAAAATTGTCCTGTCGTAAGTATACAAGATGAAGCCTTTAAAAACATACCTGCAAAAAGTATCGTAATCCCTAAATCAGTGGAAACAATAGGAGATTTTGCTTTTTACAACTGCAGTAATCTTGAGGAACTTACCATTAAAGGAAGTAAAAAAATCAACAGCTATGCTTTTGCAAACTGTTTAAATTTAAATAATGTTATTATTGAAGAAGGTACCGCCAAAATCGAAGAAAGTGCATTTTTAAACAGCGGGATGAAGACAATTTCGCTTCCTTCTACCCTTAAAGAAATCGGGAACAATGTTTTTACCAACTGTTCAAATCTTACGGATTTTACAGTAGCTCAAAACAATAAAACGTTCATAAGCATTGACGGTGTATTGTACAGTAAGGATAAAAAAACTTTAATTGCTTATCCGACCGATAAAGATTTAAATAGCTATACAGTAAATGCTGATACTAAAACAATCAGTAATTCTGCATTTTATGGTAACAAACAGCTTGAAACAATAATTTTACCTAAAAAGCTTAAAACTATAGGTTCTTTGGCATTTTATAATACAAGAAGTTTAAAAAGTATAGAAATACCTAAAAATGTATCATCCGTAGCAAGCGAAGCTTTCTACGGCAGCGTAAGCTTATCAAATGTTACACTAAAAGGAACAAAAACCATAAGCAAAAATGCTTTTGCGGAATGTGAAAGTTTAACTGATGTAAAATTATCTGACAGCTTAACGGAGATAAAAGCAAATGCTTTCGAAAATTGTACTATTCTTAAAAACATTGACCTTCCGGACTCTATTGAAATTATGGGAGCTTCAGTATTCAGAGGCTGTATAAGCTTAAATAAAGTAACTATACCTAAAAGTGTAAATTATATCAGAGACTATGCTTTTGCGGACTGTACGGGACTTACAGAAGTTGATTTAAGTACGGGAGTAACTAAAATAAACAAAAAAGCATTCAGCAACTGTCCTAAACTTACGAAATTCATCGCACCGTCATATAATTTGGGTTTCATAGGAAAGACAGTTTTTGATGACAGCAAAAATGTAGTTATATATGCGCCGTATAATTCTTATGCATTAAAATATGCGGAGGAAAATAAAATAAAAACTGAAAATATTGATGCAGAATATTAA
- a CDS encoding phage major capsid protein has protein sequence MSVTTTKSADQALKSYFLSPVRASLNEDSGPFFAMITRNSEDVEGGNIKMALQYGRHGGIGNRSEDGLLPTANARKYVQATWETKNLFAVLSISSKLIKASRTDKGSFANMLTAQMQDLLTDAKDNIRRQYLSDGSGKVTCIKKNDSTWVYKSGEATVNVENSKYFYPGQFIDIIDSSENKGFADMEALEIKDVDYKANTIILNLPSDLTVESNASGTVSADYIVFTGNKDMELTGIDAVFNSSNLYGIDRSANSWFNANKIAAEEADGAHPLTEMDMQYAIDLCEEQMGSTIDYIHTTYGGARAFQNLYQSYKRNIEYTDIKGGYKTMSFAGIPIFKERYLKEGTMDFISTKDFSLFQLDDFDWMQKDGGILHRVDNTPVYQAVLEMYCDIGCAKPKGQARLFGFDEM, from the coding sequence ATGTCAGTTACAACAACTAAGAGTGCCGATCAGGCACTTAAATCTTATTTTTTATCCCCTGTAAGAGCGTCTTTGAATGAAGACTCGGGACCGTTTTTTGCAATGATTACCCGTAACAGCGAAGATGTTGAAGGCGGAAATATCAAAATGGCCCTTCAGTACGGCAGACACGGCGGTATAGGCAACAGAAGCGAAGACGGCCTTTTACCTACTGCAAATGCAAGAAAATATGTACAGGCTACTTGGGAAACAAAAAACCTGTTTGCGGTTTTAAGTATTTCGTCTAAACTCATCAAAGCTTCAAGGACAGATAAAGGAAGTTTTGCAAATATGCTTACCGCTCAAATGCAGGATTTACTTACCGATGCAAAGGATAATATCAGAAGACAGTATTTATCCGACGGCTCAGGTAAGGTTACATGTATAAAGAAGAATGACAGTACATGGGTGTATAAAAGCGGGGAAGCGACCGTAAATGTCGAAAACAGCAAATATTTTTATCCCGGTCAGTTCATAGATATAATCGATAGCAGCGAAAATAAAGGATTTGCGGATATGGAAGCATTGGAAATAAAAGACGTAGATTATAAAGCTAATACGATTATCCTGAATCTACCTTCCGATTTGACTGTTGAGTCTAATGCATCGGGAACCGTTTCTGCGGATTATATCGTCTTTACTGGAAACAAAGATATGGAACTTACGGGTATCGACGCTGTATTTAACAGCTCCAATCTTTACGGAATAGACAGGTCCGCAAATTCATGGTTTAACGCAAATAAAATCGCGGCGGAAGAAGCAGACGGTGCTCATCCGTTAACGGAAATGGATATGCAGTATGCAATTGATTTATGTGAAGAGCAAATGGGTTCTACAATAGATTATATCCATACCACATACGGCGGTGCCAGAGCATTTCAAAACCTGTATCAGTCTTATAAAAGAAATATCGAATATACCGATATAAAGGGCGGTTATAAGACGATGTCTTTCGCAGGTATCCCGATTTTTAAAGAAAGATATCTGAAAGAGGGGACAATGGACTTTATTTCAACCAAAGACTTCTCTCTTTTCCAATTAGATGATTTTGACTGGATGCAAAAAGACGGAGGTATCTTGCATAGAGTTGATAATACTCCGGTATATCAGGCAGTTCTTGAAATGTACTGCGATATCGGATGTGCAAAACCTAAAGGTCAAGCAAGATTATTCGGATTTGACGAAATGTAA